In Microbacterium enclense, one genomic interval encodes:
- a CDS encoding DUF5684 domain-containing protein: MNDSTGAILGLSSIALFVVLYVWYALGLSAIFAKAEEKPWKAWIPVLNVATVLKLGGFSPWLILLNLVPLFGAIAFLVVFIVAVHRISLGFGRGVGTTVLGVLLQVVWASVLGFGSARWEGAAPTARSGAISEDSAPARRGQEFSGPYVPLVGGWTPAPAGDSAGREDGPVRADDEAPASAPVILPFAAPSGSLSDAVPSAVDWAPTRNDDVPPPSDGDRPPRAEDRAPDAAPPTSVFEALDALRLDEEEAAPRRRSTETAPPAADADENGFQPTVPLTPGLPVRRATPLAPPPADTDDDGPRESSTPASAETASTPEPWAPPRRASSADAAPPITEAPLTRPAAEPAPDADPAHEEAGASVDEFPELSEAVSAVSGAPDAGAPRSARTSVAALYTQPEFAPGVEDDDDDIDALDRTVVARRRRIPWALIPPGGDPVDLTSPVVIVGRRPAADDAFPDAQLVAISDETRTVSKTHARLQLRGDTWFVTDLNSTNGVLFATLMGTEVEAPPGEEIEAGERFFLGDAEVRLSRRDA; the protein is encoded by the coding sequence ATGAACGATTCCACCGGCGCCATCCTCGGTCTCTCGAGCATCGCCCTCTTCGTCGTCCTGTATGTCTGGTACGCCCTCGGACTGTCGGCGATCTTCGCCAAGGCGGAGGAGAAGCCCTGGAAGGCGTGGATTCCCGTCCTCAACGTCGCCACGGTGCTCAAGCTCGGCGGCTTCTCTCCGTGGCTGATCCTGCTGAACCTCGTGCCGCTGTTCGGAGCGATCGCTTTCCTGGTGGTCTTCATCGTCGCGGTGCATCGCATCAGCCTCGGATTCGGGCGCGGCGTCGGAACGACCGTCCTCGGAGTCCTGCTGCAGGTGGTCTGGGCGAGTGTCCTCGGTTTCGGCTCGGCGCGCTGGGAGGGCGCCGCGCCGACGGCGCGGTCCGGCGCGATCAGCGAGGACTCCGCACCCGCTCGTCGCGGTCAGGAGTTCTCCGGTCCCTACGTCCCGCTCGTGGGCGGATGGACGCCCGCCCCGGCTGGCGACAGTGCAGGTCGCGAAGACGGCCCCGTCCGCGCGGACGACGAGGCACCCGCCTCCGCTCCGGTGATCCTCCCGTTCGCGGCTCCGTCCGGCTCCCTCTCCGACGCGGTTCCCTCGGCCGTGGATTGGGCGCCGACCCGCAACGACGACGTCCCTCCGCCCTCTGACGGGGACCGGCCGCCCCGCGCCGAGGACAGAGCACCGGATGCCGCTCCGCCGACGTCCGTGTTCGAGGCGCTCGATGCCCTGCGCCTCGACGAGGAGGAGGCCGCTCCGCGGCGCCGCTCGACGGAGACGGCACCGCCTGCCGCGGACGCTGACGAGAACGGGTTCCAGCCCACCGTCCCGCTGACGCCGGGCCTCCCCGTGCGACGCGCGACGCCTCTGGCCCCGCCCCCGGCGGATACCGACGACGATGGTCCCCGCGAATCGTCGACGCCCGCCTCCGCCGAGACGGCCTCGACGCCGGAACCGTGGGCACCACCGCGGCGTGCGAGTTCCGCCGACGCGGCACCGCCCATCACCGAGGCACCGCTCACCCGACCGGCTGCGGAGCCCGCGCCGGACGCCGACCCCGCGCACGAAGAGGCCGGCGCGAGCGTCGACGAGTTCCCCGAGTTGTCCGAGGCCGTGTCGGCGGTGTCGGGGGCCCCGGATGCCGGTGCCCCGCGCTCCGCGCGAACCTCGGTCGCGGCGCTCTACACGCAGCCGGAGTTCGCACCGGGCGTCGAGGACGACGACGACGACATCGACGCGCTGGACCGCACGGTGGTCGCACGTCGCCGTCGTATCCCGTGGGCGCTCATCCCGCCGGGGGGCGACCCCGTGGATCTGACGTCGCCCGTCGTCATCGTGGGGAGGCGCCCGGCCGCCGACGACGCGTTCCCCGACGCGCAACTCGTCGCGATCTCGGACGAGACACGCACCGTGTCGAAGACCCACGCGCGCCTGCAGCTGCGCGGCGACACCTGGTTCGTCACCGATCTGAACTCCACGAACGGAGTGCTCTTCGCCACTCTGATGGGGACCGAGGTCGAGGCGCCGCCGGGTGAGGAGATCGAGGCGGGCGAGCGCTTCTTCCTCGGTGACGCGGAGGTGCGGCTGTCTCGGAGGGACGCATGA